The Kocuria flava nucleotide sequence CCGGGCGGGCCGTGACCCAGGACACCGCCCGCACCGCGTACGTGGACACCACGACCGAGGCCGGCCTGCAGCGGATGGAACGGCTGCTGGCCAAGCGCGGGCTCGACATGTTCTGCCTCAACGACGGCAGCTTCCCCGAGGTCCCCGCCGCCGAGCGCGCCGAGCGGATGCGCGAGTTCCTGGAGCGCTACTTCCCCGTGCCCGCGCCCTGGGAGAAGTAGCCCGGCTCCCCGCCGCGGCAGGGCGCCGGTGCCCCGCGGGGGCAGGAGCGGGCCTCCCGGCCGGGGACCGGTGCGGGCTCCGGACGCAAGTGTGACGTCATGACGGGCCGGGCCGTGACACGTCGTCGCACGGCTGGGCGCGGGGCGGGCCCGGCCCCTAGCGTCGTCCCCGAGAATCATGAGCTCCGGTGCGAAGCCCTGGCTGGCCGGACGGCAACCCTCGACGCTGTAGCGGGGTGCCCCAGGTGAGGATTCGGCCCGTGTCACCACCGCGCGGGTAAGTACGGCGTCTCGTGCGAGCCGCCCGCCCCCAGGGAGATCCCATGACCGTGCCGCGCCCCGTCGCGCCGTCCCCGCCCGCGCCCCACGGCTCCACCTCGGTGGGCCGGTCGCTGCTGCGCAAGAAGCGGGTGCTGTCCTCCGCCTTCGTCGGCACCACCATCGAGTGGTACGACTTCTACCTCTACGGCACCGCCGCCGCGCTGGTGTTCAACAAGCAGTTCTTCCCCTCCGACTCGGAGCTGGGCTCGCTGCTGGCCTCGTTCGCGACCTTCGCCATCGCGTTCTTCGTCCGGCCCCTCGGCGGGATCGTCGCCGGCCACCTGGGCGACCGGATCGGGCGCAAGGCGCTGCTAGTGGCCTCGCTGCTGACCATGGGCGTGGCCTCGACCCTGATCGGCGCCCTGCCCACGTTCGCGACCGCCGGCTGGTTCGCCGTGGCCGCCCTCGTGACCCTGCGCCTGCTGCAGGGGCTCTCCGCCGGCGCCGAGTGGGGCGGGTCCGCCCTGCTGTCGGTCGAGCACGCCCCCGCGTCCCGCCGGGGCCTGTTCGGCAGCTTCACCCAGATCGGCTCGGCCGCCGGGATGCTGCTGGCCACCGGCGCCTTCGCCCTGGTGCAGCTGCTGCTGACGGACGAGCAGTTCCAGGCCTTCGGCTGGCGGCTGCCCTTCCTCGCCAGCGCCCTGCTCGTGGCGATCGGGCTGCTCATCCGCCTCGGGGTGGACGACGCCGAGGAGTTCCGCGAGCTGCGCGCCCGCGACGAGGTGGCCACCTCGCCCGTGCGCCAGGTGCTGCGCGAGGGCCGCCGCGGGGTGCTCGTGACCATCGGGCTGCGCACCGTCCAGCCCGCCCTGTACTCCGTGCTCACCGTCTACACCCTCACCTACCTCGCCGACCGGCGCGGGGACTCCTCCGCGGGGCTGATCGCGATCCTCGTCGCCTCGGCCGTGGGCCTGGCCTCGGGACCGTTCTGGGGCTGGCTCTCGGACCGGTGGGGCCGGCGCCGGCTCGCGGTGGTCTCCGCCGCGGCGACCGCCGTGCTGATCTGGCCCTACTTCCTGTTCCTGGACCTCGGCCCGCTCGTGCTGCTGCCCCTGGTGTACCTGGTGGTCATGAACTGGCTGCACGACTCGATCTACGGCCCGCAGGCGGCGTGGTTCGCCGAGCAGTTCCCGGTGCACCTGCGCTACAGCGGGGTCTCCCTGGGCTACCAGGTCGGCACGATCGTCTCCGGCGGGATGACCCCGTTCATCGCCGCGGCCCTGCTGGCCCTCGGCGGCGGCAGCCCGTGGCTGATCTGCGCCTACGTGGGCGTGCTCGCCGCGCTGAGCGTCGTCGCGGCCCTGGCCGCGGCCGACCCGGTGACGGACCCGGCGTCCGCGCCGGGGCCCGAGCCGGTGTCCGCGACGGGGTCGGGCCCCGCCCCCGACGCCCCCGCGGCCGGGACCCCCGCCGGCCGCACCGCCCCCGGGGCCGCCGGCGGTCCCGGACGACCCGAGGAGGCCGCCGATGCCCTCGTCTGAGCCCCGCCCCCTGCTCCTGAACGCCTTCGAGATGGCCGTGCCCGTGCACCAGTCCCCCGGGCTGTGGCGCCACCCCGAGGACCGCTCCCGGGACTACACCTCCCTCGCGCACTGGACCCGGCTCGCGCGCACGCTCGAGGACGGCGGGTTCCACGGGATCTT carries:
- a CDS encoding MFS transporter; the encoded protein is MTVPRPVAPSPPAPHGSTSVGRSLLRKKRVLSSAFVGTTIEWYDFYLYGTAAALVFNKQFFPSDSELGSLLASFATFAIAFFVRPLGGIVAGHLGDRIGRKALLVASLLTMGVASTLIGALPTFATAGWFAVAALVTLRLLQGLSAGAEWGGSALLSVEHAPASRRGLFGSFTQIGSAAGMLLATGAFALVQLLLTDEQFQAFGWRLPFLASALLVAIGLLIRLGVDDAEEFRELRARDEVATSPVRQVLREGRRGVLVTIGLRTVQPALYSVLTVYTLTYLADRRGDSSAGLIAILVASAVGLASGPFWGWLSDRWGRRRLAVVSAAATAVLIWPYFLFLDLGPLVLLPLVYLVVMNWLHDSIYGPQAAWFAEQFPVHLRYSGVSLGYQVGTIVSGGMTPFIAAALLALGGGSPWLICAYVGVLAALSVVAALAAADPVTDPASAPGPEPVSATGSGPAPDAPAAGTPAGRTAPGAAGGPGRPEEAADALV